A DNA window from Corynebacterium ciconiae DSM 44920 contains the following coding sequences:
- a CDS encoding GNAT family N-acetyltransferase — protein MQDYTIRPARDTDIPEILDLIHCLAEHEGAPKGVRATEELLEAHLFTPLPVARVTVLQEKGSERLAGFALWFYKFSTWESTPVIHMEDLYVRAEHRGKGYGQALLSSLAAECVDRGYARMEWNVSKDNDNGRAFYTKMGAGPLTDQEIFRLEGDALLRAGGRE, from the coding sequence ATGCAGGACTATACGATCCGCCCAGCCCGTGATACCGACATCCCCGAGATCCTTGATCTCATCCATTGCCTCGCTGAACACGAGGGCGCGCCCAAAGGAGTGCGTGCCACTGAGGAGCTGCTCGAGGCGCACCTTTTCACCCCGCTGCCCGTGGCACGGGTGACGGTGCTGCAGGAGAAGGGATCTGAGCGGCTCGCAGGTTTTGCCTTGTGGTTCTACAAGTTCTCCACATGGGAGTCCACGCCGGTCATTCACATGGAGGATCTCTACGTGCGCGCCGAGCATCGCGGCAAAGGCTATGGCCAGGCGCTGCTGAGCTCGCTGGCCGCCGAGTGTGTGGACCGCGGCTATGCCCGCATGGAATGGAACGTGTCCAAGGACAATGACAATGGTCGCGCTTTCTATACCAAGATGGGCGCCGGCCCTCTCACCGATCAGGAGATCTTCCGACTCGAAGGCGATGCGCTCCTGCGTGCCGGTGGGAGGGAGTAG
- the infA gene encoding translation initiation factor IF-1: MAKEGAIEVEGRIVEPLPNAMFRVELDNGHKVLAHISGKMRQHYIRILPEDRVVVELSPYDLSRGRIVYRYK; this comes from the coding sequence ATGGCAAAAGAAGGCGCAATTGAGGTTGAGGGTCGCATTGTCGAGCCTCTTCCGAACGCAATGTTTCGTGTAGAGCTGGACAACGGCCACAAGGTGCTCGCGCACATCAGTGGCAAGATGCGCCAGCACTACATCCGTATCCTGCCCGAGGATCGCGTGGTAGTGGAGCTGTCTCCCTACGACCTCTCCCGCGGCCGCATCGTCTACCGCTACAAGTAG
- the rpsM gene encoding 30S ribosomal protein S13 yields the protein MARLAGVDLPRNKRMEVALTYIYGIGPARAAKLLEETGISPDLRTDALTDEQISALRDVIENSWKVEGDLRRQVQADIRRKIEIGCYQGLRHRRGLPVRGQRTKTNARTRKGPKKTIAGKKK from the coding sequence ATGGCACGTCTAGCTGGAGTTGACCTCCCGCGCAATAAGCGCATGGAGGTTGCTCTCACCTACATTTACGGCATTGGCCCGGCTCGCGCCGCCAAGCTGCTGGAAGAGACCGGAATCTCTCCCGACCTGCGTACTGACGCACTGACCGACGAGCAGATCTCCGCGCTGCGTGACGTCATCGAGAACTCGTGGAAGGTTGAGGGTGACCTCCGCCGCCAGGTTCAGGCTGACATCCGTCGCAAGATCGAGATCGGCTGCTACCAGGGTCTGCGCCACCGTCGTGGCCTGCCCGTGCGCGGTCAGCGCACCAAAACCAACGCTCGTACCCGTAAGGGCCCGAAGAAGACGATCGCAGGAAAGAAGAAGTAA